One window of Camelina sativa cultivar DH55 chromosome 4, Cs, whole genome shotgun sequence genomic DNA carries:
- the LOC104782809 gene encoding uncharacterized protein LOC104782809 — protein MALNFFSASLHPISNPSSSSHRFNQKHLLSPTRVRSERNEIGVTDNDNNNDPSSSSFSGSSSTSSSSSVRTQLDLLEQLTSTSEGYLSDGGGGGSLRGLTIRDQLAGLVGDRDDDFSIPLGKNLKKVSPKFLTTSQKRNIKRQSYLNEVSRRNDSVFFATIGAFVLLPPLVILAIAILTGYVQLFP, from the exons ATGGCTTTGAACTTCTTCTCCGCTTCTCTTCACCCAAtttcaaatccttcttcttcttctcatcgaTTCAATCAGAAACACCTCCTTTCCCCAACACGTGTCCGCTCTGAGAGGAACGAAATCGGCGTCACtgacaacgacaacaacaacgatccttcttcatcttccttctccG gttcttcttcaacttcatcttcttcatcagtaCGCACACAACTAGATCTCCTTGAACAGCTAACTTCAACAAGTGAAG GGTACTTgagtgatggtggtggtggtggtagctTGAGGGGACTTACTATACGTGACCAACTGGCTGGACTTGTTGGTGACAGAGACGATGATTTCTCCATTCCCTTAGGCAAAAACTTAAAGAAAGTGAGTCCTAAATTCTTAACCACTTCTCAGAAAAGGAACATTAAGAGACAAAGCTACCTTAATGAGGTCTCTCGCAGGAATGATTCTGTTTTCTTTGCTACTATTGGCGCCTTTGTACTCCTTCCTCCTTTAGTGATTCTAGCCATTGCTATCTTAACTGGCTACGTTCAACTCTTCCCATAA